In Thermococcus camini, a genomic segment contains:
- a CDS encoding radical SAM protein, giving the protein MVWETPYFSYAVRELPKGCQLCVRGEKLVLFTTGKCPRDCFYCPLSETRRGDVVYANERPVKSLDDIIEEALLMEARGAGVTGGDPLARLDRTVEYIRLLKEAFGESFHVHLYTTGALATKKNLEKLYDAGLDEIRFHPDLFNPNSRLFKVEIENIRNAFDFDWDVGGEIPSIPGQFERMRRYADFLDNLGAKFLNVNELEFSETNLRAILDRGYRPISDESAAIKGSLELGLRLLEWGEENTSLSYHLCTAKLKDAVQLKNRLRRMARNVAKPYMEITEDGTLRFGIAEYDDLDELYTLLVEEAEVPAEWLYLNREKGRIEMPEEVAVELAEAIEGDVRFFIVEEYPTFDRLEVERIPLP; this is encoded by the coding sequence TGCGTTAGGGGTGAGAAGCTCGTCCTCTTCACGACTGGAAAGTGCCCGAGGGACTGCTTCTACTGCCCGCTGAGCGAGACGCGGAGGGGAGACGTCGTCTACGCCAACGAGAGGCCCGTCAAAAGCCTGGACGACATCATCGAGGAGGCCCTTCTGATGGAGGCCAGGGGGGCTGGCGTCACCGGCGGCGACCCCCTGGCAAGGCTCGACAGGACGGTCGAGTACATCAGGCTCCTTAAGGAGGCCTTTGGTGAAAGTTTCCACGTCCACCTCTACACGACGGGCGCTCTGGCCACCAAGAAGAACCTCGAAAAGCTCTACGACGCTGGCCTGGACGAGATACGCTTCCACCCGGACCTATTCAATCCGAACTCAAGGCTCTTCAAGGTCGAAATCGAGAACATTCGCAACGCCTTCGACTTCGACTGGGACGTTGGGGGAGAAATCCCCTCGATTCCCGGTCAGTTCGAGAGGATGAGGCGGTACGCTGACTTCCTCGACAATCTCGGAGCGAAGTTTCTCAACGTGAACGAGCTTGAGTTCAGCGAGACGAACCTCAGGGCGATCCTCGACAGGGGGTACAGGCCGATAAGCGACGAGAGCGCCGCCATAAAGGGCTCCCTTGAGCTAGGCTTAAGGCTCCTAGAGTGGGGTGAGGAGAACACATCGCTGAGCTACCACCTGTGCACGGCCAAGCTGAAGGACGCCGTCCAGCTCAAGAACAGGCTGAGGAGGATGGCGAGGAACGTAGCGAAACCTTACATGGAGATAACCGAGGACGGGACGCTCCGGTTTGGGATTGCCGAATACGACGACCTCGACGAGCTCTACACGCTCCTCGTTGAGGAGGCGGAGGTTCCTGCGGAGTGGCTCTACCTCAACCGTGAGAAAGGAAGGATAGAGATGCCTGAAGAGGTTGCCGTCGAGCTGGCAGAGGCGATTGAAGGCGACGTGAGGTTCTTCATCGTTGAGGAGTATCCGACCTTCGACAGGCTTGAGGTGGAGAGGATTCCGCTGCCTTAG
- a CDS encoding DUF655 domain-containing protein, which translates to MGHSKEFGRSLRAYREFGISGQRKRCSTCLWYLNGFCLKWDGKRKPNHWCSSYSRKPQGVRFIVNNPAAKPCGPKMYEEYGYILDVIADRESGVIAQIIGESYFKLFEVSIIGESISVGDRVYIGKENRDVVQYIRRTIHYENLTKNSKFWLPFVLGNIVRNQEEIFIKFFNTVGQLPTKHGLLLLAKVQMRDLDKFLEERQKRPFESYFDIIMRTGIPVIDAITNRIILEIAKKPRYYLFVRPKDCTKMKMINFY; encoded by the coding sequence ATGGGGCACTCAAAAGAATTTGGGAGGAGTCTCCGTGCATATAGAGAATTTGGAATATCTGGTCAAAGAAAAAGATGCTCCACTTGCTTATGGTACCTCAATGGTTTCTGCCTTAAGTGGGATGGAAAAAGAAAACCAAACCACTGGTGTTCGAGCTATTCTCGCAAACCTCAAGGAGTGCGCTTCATAGTCAATAATCCTGCTGCCAAGCCATGTGGACCCAAAATGTATGAGGAGTATGGCTACATCTTGGACGTGATTGCTGACAGGGAAAGCGGTGTTATTGCCCAAATTATTGGAGAGAGTTATTTTAAGCTGTTTGAAGTTAGTATAATCGGTGAGAGCATCAGTGTTGGCGATAGAGTATATATCGGAAAGGAGAACAGAGATGTTGTGCAATACATTCGCCGAACTATTCACTATGAAAACCTAACAAAAAACTCGAAATTCTGGTTGCCCTTTGTTTTGGGGAATATCGTAAGAAATCAAGAAGAGATATTCATTAAATTCTTTAACACTGTCGGACAACTCCCCACCAAACATGGATTACTATTGCTGGCAAAGGTTCAAATGAGAGATTTAGATAAATTTCTAGAAGAGCGTCAGAAGAGACCATTTGAGAGCTATTTTGACATCATTATGAGAACTGGCATTCCAGTTATAGATGCGATAACAAATCGGATTATACTGGAAATAGCAAAGAAACCCCGGTACTATTTGTTCGTTAGACCCAAAGACTGTACAAAAATGAAAATGATAAACTTTTATTAA
- a CDS encoding DEAD/DEAH box helicase, protein MEFIPEFNRKLENAFRFTLHRYQEAVAEDLINQLGRGERFITVSMPTGSGKTILEMLAAEYLLSRGYKRILVLEPTRFLCDQMHPKWKLLVKTGKEYEGNCWSFLRNYKVVISTPQTALKCVSNLQGEFDAVIIDEVHHAITGKYYNELIPELRPKVVIGFTALLPSEKAYKASVSKIGKVVGELKLLHYDFQELSKIDSKFNPPKALVDIFDSELDERERKLYDLLYFGRLPGDAKTLYFLERTFSRYGKKAFCESFSRAVEKGNITVSQHAEEINGFCRGDEPSHKARALLDVLTVYNPEENPKLRPVIVFTSRKATAYEFKDAIVRGLKVPHHKVEVLTSDLSREQRKELLLRAKKGDVHLIISTLVGEEGVDIPEAGVLVMTDVPRSPLRFYQRLGRLIRVSSPMSTKVFVITMTPKTEEYGDLSEAVRNLYWEGVDVSYILLNLEEKLTIQRLLDYIRETTKMLNSKWASYMLLTQGDEPRDPVEYYLSALKSSETFERTLKQVFGELYREEFEEWAFLIVTKPILRAFSEELKKTMKNVEKRLNRGKVVRDFDRLIREDRLFYFYDPERLSDMVLMELERLRKESLENQASDSRSVLLWFDRKGFLRLFTNVFLIENLESIIEDMKEKIRENEEIFGDIYLETNHNKRSKAIVVKAYFSASASGIKIRIEPQFNYYNFNENSELKEKKIELIELNVKDICYRAMEKYLEKYGEINSNT, encoded by the coding sequence ATGGAGTTTATCCCAGAGTTTAACAGAAAACTTGAAAACGCATTTAGGTTCACCCTTCACAGGTATCAGGAGGCAGTAGCTGAGGATCTCATAAACCAGTTGGGGCGGGGAGAGAGATTTATCACGGTGTCAATGCCAACTGGGAGCGGAAAGACCATCCTTGAAATGCTGGCGGCAGAGTATTTACTCAGCAGGGGATATAAGAGGATACTTGTCTTGGAGCCAACTCGTTTTCTCTGTGACCAGATGCACCCAAAGTGGAAACTGTTGGTGAAAACCGGCAAGGAGTACGAGGGGAACTGCTGGAGCTTTTTAAGGAACTACAAGGTGGTCATTTCAACGCCCCAGACGGCTTTAAAGTGCGTTTCAAACCTTCAGGGAGAGTTTGATGCCGTAATAATAGACGAGGTTCACCACGCGATTACTGGGAAGTACTACAACGAGCTTATCCCAGAGCTAAGGCCAAAAGTTGTCATCGGGTTCACGGCGCTGCTACCGAGTGAAAAGGCTTACAAGGCTAGCGTTAGCAAAATCGGGAAAGTTGTTGGGGAGTTAAAACTGCTCCACTACGATTTTCAGGAGCTCAGTAAGATTGACTCTAAATTTAATCCTCCCAAAGCACTTGTGGACATATTCGACTCAGAGTTAGACGAAAGGGAGAGGAAACTGTACGACCTGCTGTACTTCGGGAGGCTGCCGGGGGACGCAAAGACACTCTACTTCCTCGAAAGAACGTTTTCAAGGTACGGAAAAAAGGCGTTCTGCGAGAGCTTTTCTAGGGCAGTAGAAAAGGGGAACATAACGGTATCCCAACATGCAGAGGAAATTAACGGCTTCTGCAGGGGTGACGAACCCTCACACAAAGCCCGTGCACTGCTCGACGTTCTGACAGTGTACAACCCCGAAGAAAACCCAAAGCTAAGGCCGGTTATTGTCTTTACATCGCGGAAGGCCACCGCGTACGAGTTTAAAGACGCCATAGTCAGGGGGCTTAAAGTACCACACCACAAAGTTGAAGTCCTGACGAGCGATCTTTCGAGGGAACAGAGAAAGGAGTTACTTCTTAGGGCCAAAAAAGGCGATGTCCACCTAATAATCTCAACGCTCGTTGGAGAGGAGGGAGTGGACATTCCCGAGGCAGGGGTTCTGGTAATGACCGACGTTCCAAGGAGCCCGCTGAGGTTCTATCAGAGGCTCGGAAGGCTGATCAGAGTTTCGAGCCCGATGAGCACAAAGGTTTTTGTGATCACCATGACCCCCAAGACCGAAGAATACGGGGACCTGAGCGAAGCCGTCCGGAACCTTTACTGGGAAGGAGTTGATGTGAGCTACATCCTGCTCAACCTGGAGGAGAAGCTGACAATCCAGAGGCTTCTCGACTACATCAGAGAAACCACCAAGATGCTGAACTCAAAATGGGCGTCGTACATGTTGCTAACGCAGGGAGACGAGCCAAGAGACCCCGTAGAGTACTACCTAAGCGCCCTTAAATCGAGCGAAACGTTTGAAAGAACTCTTAAACAGGTGTTTGGAGAACTATACCGGGAGGAATTTGAAGAATGGGCATTCCTGATAGTCACAAAACCTATCTTAAGGGCGTTTAGCGAGGAACTCAAGAAGACCATGAAGAATGTTGAGAAGAGGCTAAACAGAGGAAAAGTCGTGAGGGACTTCGACAGGCTGATACGGGAGGACAGGCTTTTCTACTTCTACGACCCTGAGAGGCTTTCAGATATGGTGCTCATGGAGCTTGAACGGCTCAGAAAAGAAAGTTTAGAAAATCAAGCATCCGATTCTAGATCTGTGCTTCTCTGGTTTGATAGAAAAGGATTCTTGAGGTTGTTCACCAACGTATTCCTAATTGAAAATCTCGAAAGTATCATCGAAGACATGAAGGAGAAAATCAGGGAGAATGAGGAAATCTTCGGAGATATTTACCTCGAAACTAATCACAACAAAAGAAGCAAAGCTATTGTGGTGAAAGCTTATTTTTCTGCGTCCGCTAGTGGGATAAAGATAAGAATAGAACCTCAGTTCAACTACTACAACTTCAACGAAAACAGCGAACTGAAAGAAAAGAAGATTGAGCTAATCGAGCTGAACGTCAAGGACATCTGCTACAGAGCAATGGAGAAGTACCTTGAAAAATATGGAGAAATAAATTCAAACACCTAA
- the ileS gene encoding isoleucine--tRNA ligase, producing MIKEPEFREYNPGKLEEKVERFWREKDTYEKVKESRAKGPKYYFLDGPPYVSGAIHLGTAWNKIIKDMVIRFRTMQGYNVRRQPGFDMHGLPIEVKVEQALGLKTKKDIETEIGVDNFIRKCKEFALNNLKIMTEQFKMLGIWMDWDNPYMTIKNEYIESGWFTLKRAWEKGLLEKDKRVLHWCPRCETALAEHEVRGEYKIREDPSIYVKFPVEGRENEYLLIWTTTPWTLPANLAVAVHPEYDYAKVRVETENGEEYWIIAKALVERVLNEVGVKGEIVEEFKGEELEGLRYVHVLMDEYPAQKEFREGYEWAHRVILGEHVTLGDGTGLVHTAPGHGEEDYEVGREYGLPVYSPVDDEGRYTEGRWKGTYVKDADPKIIEHLREKGYLVKAGTIEHKYPHCWRCKTPLIFRATDQWFLKVSRVKDRIIAENDDKVTWYPDWVKVRYDNGVMNSGDWVISRQRYWGIPLPIWQSKDGEIYVVGSFKELVELAVAIEVNGERVELPEDYDEKLKVIEEKLGPEDLHRPYVDAFIIKVNGKEMRRVKDVVDVWFDSGIASWASLDYPRTEENFRKLWPADFIVEGEDQVTKWFYSQQAASVIAFDTVPYRHVAMHGYVLDEKGDKMSKSLGNIIRPEEVVQKEGRDPFRFYMLWATNPWENLRFSWKGLAQVKRMLNILWNVYVLSATYMSLDSFDPTKVPEELPFREEDKWILSRANGLIGDVTEGIETFRLTRATRAIYHFVVEDLSRWYVRLIRKRMWVEGDDPDKLAAYYTVWKVFDILLRLMAPFTPYIAEEIYQNMLRPFLGVESVHMLDWPKADEGARDEELEHEMEYVRRIVEAGSSARQRAKIKLRYPVRRIIIETEDETVAKAVERLNRILRDQLNAKEVVVGKVERELVIKPNFAKVGPEFKGDARLVIAWIGEHGRELYEAGEMDVELEGKTFHLTKEHLSIEEKLPDFFVAEDFEGGRVFIDKTLTRELLAEGLAREFVRRIQEMRKRLDLDVNDRIVVTIETSEENRELLSENLNYVKKETRATEVIFGEAKGYVVEWPEVQAKIGIERVE from the coding sequence ATGATAAAGGAACCGGAGTTTAGGGAGTATAACCCAGGGAAGCTTGAGGAAAAGGTCGAGCGCTTTTGGAGGGAGAAGGACACCTATGAGAAGGTTAAGGAAAGCAGGGCAAAGGGCCCGAAGTACTACTTCCTCGACGGGCCGCCCTACGTCAGCGGTGCAATACACCTCGGTACCGCCTGGAACAAGATAATCAAGGACATGGTGATAAGGTTCAGGACCATGCAGGGCTACAACGTTAGAAGGCAGCCGGGCTTCGACATGCACGGATTGCCAATAGAGGTCAAGGTCGAGCAGGCCCTAGGCCTGAAGACCAAGAAGGACATAGAGACCGAGATAGGCGTTGACAACTTCATACGCAAGTGTAAGGAGTTTGCCCTCAACAACCTCAAAATCATGACCGAGCAGTTCAAGATGCTTGGCATATGGATGGACTGGGACAATCCTTACATGACAATAAAGAACGAGTACATAGAATCGGGCTGGTTCACGCTCAAGAGGGCCTGGGAAAAGGGCCTCCTTGAGAAGGACAAGAGGGTTTTACACTGGTGCCCGCGCTGTGAGACTGCTTTGGCTGAACACGAGGTCCGCGGCGAGTACAAGATAAGGGAGGATCCGAGCATATACGTCAAGTTCCCTGTTGAGGGCAGGGAGAACGAGTACCTCCTCATCTGGACGACTACCCCCTGGACGCTCCCGGCGAACTTAGCGGTTGCCGTTCACCCGGAGTATGACTACGCCAAGGTCAGGGTCGAGACCGAGAACGGAGAGGAGTACTGGATAATAGCGAAGGCCCTCGTTGAGAGGGTTTTGAACGAGGTCGGCGTTAAGGGAGAGATAGTCGAGGAGTTCAAGGGCGAGGAGCTTGAGGGACTCCGCTACGTTCACGTGCTGATGGACGAGTACCCGGCACAGAAGGAGTTCCGCGAGGGATACGAGTGGGCTCACAGGGTTATCCTCGGCGAGCACGTCACCCTCGGGGACGGTACCGGCTTAGTCCACACTGCACCGGGCCACGGTGAGGAGGACTACGAGGTCGGAAGGGAGTACGGGCTCCCTGTTTACAGCCCTGTCGACGACGAGGGACGCTACACCGAGGGAAGGTGGAAGGGAACCTACGTTAAAGATGCAGACCCGAAGATAATAGAGCACCTTCGCGAGAAGGGCTATCTCGTGAAGGCCGGAACGATAGAGCACAAGTACCCGCACTGCTGGCGCTGTAAGACTCCACTGATATTCCGCGCCACCGACCAGTGGTTCCTCAAGGTCAGCAGGGTGAAGGACAGGATAATAGCCGAGAACGACGATAAGGTGACCTGGTATCCGGACTGGGTGAAGGTGCGCTACGACAACGGTGTCATGAACTCGGGCGATTGGGTCATAAGCAGGCAGCGCTACTGGGGAATACCGCTACCGATATGGCAGAGCAAGGACGGGGAGATATACGTCGTTGGCTCGTTCAAGGAATTAGTTGAGCTGGCCGTTGCGATAGAGGTTAACGGCGAGCGCGTTGAACTCCCCGAGGATTACGACGAGAAGCTCAAGGTCATCGAAGAGAAGCTCGGCCCGGAGGATTTACACAGGCCCTACGTCGATGCATTCATCATAAAGGTCAACGGCAAGGAGATGCGCCGCGTCAAGGACGTCGTAGATGTGTGGTTCGACAGCGGAATAGCGAGCTGGGCTTCGCTGGACTACCCGAGAACGGAGGAGAACTTCAGGAAGCTCTGGCCGGCAGATTTCATAGTCGAGGGCGAGGACCAGGTAACCAAGTGGTTCTACTCCCAGCAGGCCGCCAGCGTCATAGCCTTTGACACAGTCCCCTACAGGCACGTGGCGATGCACGGCTACGTCCTCGACGAGAAGGGCGACAAGATGAGCAAGAGCCTCGGCAACATCATACGGCCAGAGGAGGTCGTCCAGAAGGAGGGAAGGGATCCCTTCAGGTTCTACATGCTCTGGGCGACGAACCCATGGGAGAACCTGCGCTTCAGCTGGAAGGGATTAGCACAGGTCAAGAGGATGCTCAACATACTCTGGAACGTGTATGTTCTGAGTGCCACCTACATGAGCCTCGACAGCTTTGACCCGACGAAGGTTCCAGAGGAGCTTCCGTTCAGGGAGGAAGATAAGTGGATACTCAGCAGGGCCAACGGGCTCATAGGCGACGTCACCGAGGGAATTGAGACCTTCAGGCTCACAAGGGCCACCAGGGCGATATACCACTTCGTCGTTGAGGACCTCAGCAGGTGGTACGTGAGGCTCATCAGGAAGCGCATGTGGGTGGAGGGCGACGACCCGGACAAGCTCGCCGCCTACTACACCGTCTGGAAGGTCTTTGATATACTGCTGAGGCTCATGGCACCGTTTACCCCGTACATAGCCGAGGAGATATATCAGAACATGCTGAGGCCGTTCCTCGGTGTCGAGAGCGTCCACATGCTCGACTGGCCCAAGGCTGATGAGGGGGCAAGGGACGAGGAGCTTGAGCACGAGATGGAGTACGTCAGAAGGATAGTCGAGGCAGGCTCTTCGGCAAGGCAGAGGGCCAAGATAAAGCTCCGCTACCCGGTCAGGAGGATAATCATAGAGACGGAGGATGAAACCGTCGCCAAGGCAGTCGAGAGGCTCAACAGAATCCTGCGCGACCAGCTCAACGCCAAGGAAGTTGTTGTAGGAAAGGTGGAGCGCGAGCTCGTCATAAAGCCCAACTTCGCCAAGGTTGGCCCTGAGTTCAAGGGCGACGCCAGGCTCGTAATAGCATGGATAGGCGAGCACGGCAGGGAGCTCTATGAGGCCGGTGAGATGGACGTCGAGCTCGAAGGAAAGACCTTCCACCTCACGAAGGAGCACCTGAGCATAGAGGAAAAACTGCCGGACTTCTTCGTTGCTGAGGACTTCGAGGGCGGGAGAGTGTTCATTGACAAGACACTCACGAGGGAGCTCCTCGCTGAGGGCCTCGCGAGAGAGTTCGTGCGCAGGATACAGGAGATGAGGAAGAGGCTCGACCTCGACGTCAACGACAGGATAGTTGTTACGATAGAGACGAGCGAAGAGAACCGCGAACTGCTCAGCGAGAACCTCAACTACGTGAAGAAGGAGACGAGGGCAACCGAGGTAATCTTCGGCGAGGCGAAGGGCTACGTGGTTGAGTGGCCAGAAGTCCAGGCGAAGATAGGGATTGAGAGGGTGGAGTGA
- a CDS encoding COG1470 family protein, producing MKRAVLGLLPLLLVLLTASMATAYIGVSGDFYAHTYQVPIGGTLSGSKVVISNPSNETIHVRMVYQVNPQTDLLRVEFSEKEFTLEPGERKVVYVTLKAAPNCPPGNYTVVVGGEEIKQVGNESIATPSGALKATVVVTGEGSTVRVVVVDVTGNVVPVDTVLLSLPSRYPIKRTDTGRLEAVVAPGKYRVEAYLAGNFLNSTEFEVGPNEEKEIKLVVRTVYFLAFDATPATNAEGRIGYAYVVSTVRNLFRPLKNAEIVLSVAYNGKPLENVSVSRIPLLPLNDTEFKYNYVPTDGWRPGTYSFQMLLYSNGQLYARTDVKSLEVTPEMAGVSAAPGPGVAGGNENRYIYIGLAAVVVILVALFLMRKKGPIKIVDARAGDGKLKVRVENTSKNDAMLLRLRVLALPSKVEVADIKKPKLVDGSKKLPGKSIGIIEVPDEDGSIMEAMESGGVIVRVETNIGVGEAKFKV from the coding sequence ATGAAGCGGGCGGTGTTGGGTCTGTTGCCGCTCCTCCTTGTTCTCCTAACGGCTTCGATGGCCACGGCGTACATCGGTGTCTCGGGAGATTTCTACGCGCACACGTATCAGGTTCCCATTGGGGGCACCCTCAGCGGCTCGAAGGTCGTCATCAGCAACCCATCCAACGAAACCATCCACGTTAGAATGGTGTATCAGGTGAATCCCCAGACTGATCTCCTGAGGGTGGAGTTCTCGGAGAAAGAGTTCACACTCGAGCCCGGCGAAAGAAAGGTCGTCTACGTTACCTTAAAAGCTGCCCCGAACTGTCCCCCTGGGAACTACACCGTTGTGGTGGGCGGTGAGGAGATAAAGCAGGTTGGAAACGAGAGCATAGCAACGCCATCGGGCGCCCTGAAGGCCACCGTGGTGGTGACGGGCGAGGGTTCAACTGTTCGGGTGGTCGTGGTTGACGTTACCGGAAACGTGGTCCCGGTTGATACAGTGCTTCTTTCTCTTCCTTCCAGGTACCCAATAAAGCGCACGGACACCGGTAGGCTGGAGGCAGTAGTGGCACCAGGAAAATACCGCGTTGAGGCGTACCTCGCCGGCAATTTCCTGAACTCCACGGAGTTCGAGGTCGGCCCGAACGAAGAGAAGGAGATTAAACTGGTTGTTAGAACGGTTTACTTCCTGGCCTTTGACGCCACCCCCGCCACGAACGCCGAGGGCAGGATAGGCTACGCCTACGTCGTTTCAACCGTCCGCAACCTGTTCCGACCCCTCAAGAACGCAGAGATAGTCCTCAGCGTTGCTTACAACGGAAAGCCGCTGGAGAACGTCAGCGTCTCCAGGATACCCCTCCTCCCCCTCAACGACACGGAGTTCAAGTACAACTACGTCCCCACCGATGGCTGGAGGCCTGGGACGTACTCCTTCCAGATGCTCCTCTACTCAAACGGGCAGCTCTATGCTAGGACGGACGTTAAGAGCCTTGAAGTAACCCCCGAGATGGCCGGTGTCAGCGCGGCCCCAGGCCCTGGCGTGGCGGGGGGAAATGAAAACCGCTATATCTACATCGGTCTGGCCGCAGTGGTAGTGATCCTAGTGGCTCTGTTCCTGATGAGGAAGAAGGGCCCCATAAAGATTGTCGATGCCAGGGCAGGGGATGGTAAGCTGAAGGTGAGGGTTGAGAATACATCCAAGAATGACGCGATGCTGCTGCGCCTCAGGGTTCTTGCCCTGCCCAGCAAAGTGGAGGTAGCTGACATCAAGAAACCCAAACTGGTGGATGGTTCGAAGAAGCTCCCCGGAAAGTCCATTGGGATCATCGAAGTCCCGGACGAGGATGGATCCATCATGGAGGCAATGGAGAGCGGGGGAGTTATTGTCAGGGTTGAGACCAACATAGGCGTTGGCGAGGCAAAGTTCAAGGTTTAG
- a CDS encoding DMT family transporter — MNRSELVLLGITAIWGFTFPAMKVSLDYMPPILFLAYRFGIASLLMLLLFRSKVLRRETFREGFILGLTLFFGHGFQIVGLKYTTASNSAFITSLYVVFTPFIAYFILRDRLKLRDILSLAIALTGLYLISGASLDFNYGDMLTVLCALSFAFQIVLVQKFGEKDYLSLAFWQITWNFVFSLVFALLFEPFIVPGEPLPWAGVLYTSIFATVIAFTLQVKHQRNTKAHKAALIYSAEPIFGHIAAFLTIGEILSAKGYLGAALIMAGIWNEVRKEERG; from the coding sequence ATGAACCGCTCCGAACTAGTGCTTCTCGGCATCACCGCGATATGGGGCTTCACGTTCCCCGCTATGAAGGTTAGCCTCGATTATATGCCACCGATACTCTTTTTGGCTTACCGCTTTGGCATCGCTTCGCTTTTGATGCTCCTCCTTTTCCGCTCGAAGGTTTTGAGGCGGGAGACTTTCAGGGAGGGCTTCATCCTCGGGCTGACACTCTTCTTCGGTCACGGCTTCCAGATAGTGGGACTCAAATACACCACCGCCTCAAACTCCGCCTTCATCACTTCGCTCTACGTCGTATTCACGCCGTTCATAGCGTATTTCATTCTCCGGGACAGGCTCAAACTCAGAGACATTCTCTCACTCGCAATAGCCCTAACCGGCCTCTACCTCATCTCCGGGGCGAGCCTGGACTTCAACTACGGCGACATGCTCACCGTCCTCTGCGCCCTCAGCTTCGCCTTCCAGATAGTACTGGTTCAGAAGTTCGGGGAGAAGGACTACCTCAGCTTAGCATTCTGGCAGATAACCTGGAACTTTGTCTTTTCGCTGGTTTTCGCCCTCCTGTTTGAGCCCTTCATCGTTCCCGGGGAACCGCTGCCCTGGGCGGGGGTGCTGTACACGTCAATCTTCGCCACTGTGATAGCCTTTACCCTCCAGGTGAAACACCAGAGGAACACGAAGGCCCACAAGGCGGCGCTGATATACTCCGCCGAGCCGATATTCGGGCATATAGCGGCGTTCTTAACAATAGGAGAAATCCTAAGCGCCAAGGGCTACCTGGGTGCGGCACTGATAATGGCGGGGATATGGAACGAGGTTAGAAAAGAGGAAAGAGGCTAA